A stretch of Nitrospiria bacterium DNA encodes these proteins:
- the nadD gene encoding nicotinate-nucleotide adenylyltransferase, with amino-acid sequence MKKFSGMQIGLFGGTFNPVHQCHLVVAEQVRQRLGLDQIVFVPAGDPPHKSEETILDSKHRLEMIRLAIQPFREFSVSEVEVKRPGKSYAVDTLEKLTASDYDGDHLFFMLGLDAFLEIGTWKNPEKLFSLCHFIVLSRKGFKFKDVIQVPLIPQVPEETLHQLDLQKMTQVDIPLSSGKQVHLLYVPHCEASSTQIRILLSRGKQTKNLLPHSVESYIIKNKLYQPLEAKP; translated from the coding sequence GTGAAAAAATTCTCGGGAATGCAGATCGGGTTATTCGGGGGCACATTTAATCCTGTCCATCAATGCCATCTGGTGGTTGCGGAACAGGTCCGTCAGCGTTTGGGATTGGATCAAATTGTTTTTGTTCCCGCAGGAGACCCGCCCCACAAATCCGAAGAAACCATATTGGATTCCAAGCACCGGTTGGAGATGATCCGTTTGGCCATTCAACCCTTTCGGGAATTTTCGGTTTCGGAAGTGGAGGTCAAACGACCGGGGAAATCCTATGCCGTGGATACCCTTGAAAAGTTAACCGCTTCCGATTATGATGGGGATCATCTGTTTTTCATGTTGGGACTGGATGCTTTTTTGGAAATCGGGACCTGGAAAAATCCGGAAAAGCTTTTTTCCCTTTGCCATTTTATTGTTCTTTCCAGAAAAGGGTTTAAATTTAAGGACGTGATCCAGGTTCCCCTGATCCCCCAGGTTCCCGAGGAAACACTGCATCAATTGGACCTGCAAAAGATGACTCAGGTGGATATTCCCCTGTCCTCCGGAAAACAGGTGCACCTTTTGTATGTTCCCCATTGCGAGGCGTCTTCTACCCAGATTCGGATTCTCCTAAGCCGCGGGAAACAGACGAAAAATTTATTGCCCCATTCGGTGGAATCATATATAATTAAAAATAAGCTTTACCAGCCGCTGGAGGCGAAACCGTAG
- a CDS encoding glutamate-5-semialdehyde dehydrogenase — protein sequence MDIKGHVSQQAQKAREASRHLAVLSSEIKNNALRAMADALVSEEKSLISENQKDLENAKSQGLAPALFERLTLNPKRIHDMAKGLLEVSALPDPVGEVVRMWRRPNGMEVGKMRVPIGVIGIIYESRPNVTADAASLCLKSGNAVVLRGGSEAIHSNRKIAELLIQAGVQAGLPPDSIGFIQTPDREAVLHLLKQDRTIDLIIPRGGEGLIQFVSEHSTIPVIKHDKGVCHTYIDEHADIEMAKKISFNAKVQRPATCNAMETLLVHEGVASAFLPPMISEFQKAGVEIRGCPKTQAIVAGIHQATEEDWGTEYLSNILAVKVVKDMDTAITHMETYGSHHSEAIVTQDYARAMAFLRRVDASAVFVNASTRLSDGYQFGLGAEIGISTTRIHARGPMGLEELTSLKFIVLGNGQVRG from the coding sequence ATGGACATAAAAGGGCATGTGAGTCAGCAGGCCCAAAAGGCCCGCGAAGCCTCAAGACATTTGGCTGTGCTTTCCTCTGAAATCAAAAACAATGCTTTGAGGGCAATGGCCGATGCGTTGGTCTCTGAAGAGAAAAGTCTTATTTCGGAAAATCAAAAGGATTTGGAGAACGCAAAAAGCCAGGGGTTAGCTCCAGCCCTTTTTGAACGGCTCACACTAAACCCAAAAAGAATACACGACATGGCAAAGGGACTTCTTGAGGTTTCAGCACTTCCGGATCCTGTTGGGGAAGTGGTTCGGATGTGGAGACGCCCCAACGGAATGGAGGTGGGAAAAATGCGTGTGCCTATTGGTGTGATCGGGATTATTTATGAATCCAGGCCCAATGTGACTGCGGATGCCGCCAGTCTTTGTCTCAAATCAGGCAATGCGGTGGTGTTAAGGGGCGGTTCGGAAGCCATTCATTCCAATCGCAAAATTGCGGAGCTTCTCATTCAGGCAGGCGTTCAGGCAGGGTTACCCCCTGATTCCATCGGATTTATCCAAACACCGGATCGTGAAGCGGTGTTGCATTTGCTGAAGCAGGACCGGACTATTGATTTAATTATTCCGCGGGGCGGTGAAGGGTTAATCCAGTTTGTGAGTGAGCATTCCACTATTCCGGTCATTAAGCATGATAAGGGGGTTTGTCACACCTATATTGATGAACATGCGGATATAGAAATGGCAAAAAAGATTTCCTTCAACGCCAAGGTCCAGCGCCCCGCAACCTGTAATGCCATGGAAACATTGTTGGTACACGAAGGTGTGGCGTCTGCTTTCCTTCCCCCGATGATTTCCGAATTTCAGAAAGCGGGGGTTGAAATCCGGGGGTGCCCCAAAACCCAGGCGATTGTAGCGGGGATTCATCAAGCCACGGAGGAGGATTGGGGTACTGAATATTTATCGAACATCCTTGCCGTGAAGGTCGTGAAGGATATGGACACTGCCATCACTCATATGGAAACCTACGGCTCCCATCACTCCGAGGCCATTGTGACCCAGGATTATGCCCGGGCCATGGCATTTCTCCGGAGGGTGGATGCCTCAGCGGTTTTTGTAAATGCGTCGACCCGGTTAAGTGACGGGTATCAGTTTGGGCTGGGCGCAGAGATTGGCATCAGTACCACCCGAATCCATGCCAGGGGCCCAATGGGGTTAGAAGAGCTGACCTCCTTAAAGTTCATTGTTCTTGGAAACGGACAGGTTCGCGGCTAG
- the proB gene encoding glutamate 5-kinase, with protein MDPKLEKNFPSRSELLEQAKRIIIKIGSSTVSSRETGLDHSRIEHLASQMSDIKKKGKEIIVVSSGAISSGMKILGKKESLKSIPLKQAAAAAGQSRLMWSYEKSFSFFGERVAQILLTQEDLSNRRRFLNSRNTLTVLLEHGIIPIVNENDTVAIEEIRFGDNDALAGLVTHLVDAQLLLILSDVDGLFTSDPGTNPSATRVPVVTEMTPQIERLASGRTSKEGTGGMQSKLQTAKKVSGFGVATLIINGKSENILERVFQGEEVGTLILPKGGRKPSRKNWIAHTLRVKGKLFLDEGAAHALLKGGKSLLSSGILRINGKFGVGDPVCCIDPDGLEFAKGLVNYSSSDIDKIKGCKSTDIENILGYKDFDEVIHRDNLALLNP; from the coding sequence ATGGATCCCAAATTAGAGAAAAACTTTCCTTCCCGGTCTGAGCTGCTGGAGCAGGCCAAACGGATCATCATTAAGATCGGAAGCAGTACGGTTTCTTCCCGTGAAACCGGTCTTGATCATTCCCGGATTGAGCATCTGGCTTCTCAAATGTCGGATATTAAAAAGAAGGGTAAAGAGATCATTGTGGTTTCCTCAGGGGCCATATCCTCGGGGATGAAGATTTTGGGAAAAAAGGAATCGTTGAAAAGCATTCCCTTAAAACAAGCTGCAGCGGCAGCGGGACAAAGCCGCCTGATGTGGAGTTATGAGAAAAGTTTTAGTTTTTTTGGGGAACGGGTCGCTCAGATTCTTTTGACTCAGGAAGATCTGTCCAATCGAAGGCGTTTTTTAAATTCCCGTAATACCTTAACCGTTCTTCTTGAGCACGGGATCATCCCTATCGTCAATGAGAACGATACGGTGGCGATTGAAGAGATTCGCTTCGGAGATAATGATGCGCTGGCAGGACTGGTGACCCATTTAGTGGATGCCCAGCTGTTGTTGATTTTATCTGATGTGGACGGCCTTTTTACATCCGACCCCGGAACCAACCCTTCGGCCACGCGGGTGCCAGTGGTGACGGAGATGACTCCCCAGATTGAGCGGCTGGCTTCCGGACGGACTTCCAAGGAGGGAACCGGGGGAATGCAATCCAAACTGCAAACCGCCAAAAAGGTTTCAGGTTTTGGGGTGGCCACACTGATCATCAATGGAAAAAGTGAAAATATTTTAGAGCGGGTGTTTCAAGGGGAGGAAGTGGGAACCCTCATTCTTCCCAAAGGGGGACGGAAACCCAGTCGGAAAAACTGGATCGCCCATACCCTTCGGGTAAAGGGAAAATTATTTTTGGATGAAGGGGCAGCCCATGCCCTTTTAAAAGGGGGAAAAAGCCTCCTGTCCTCCGGGATTTTAAGGATTAATGGAAAATTTGGGGTTGGGGACCCGGTCTGTTGTATTGATCCGGATGGGCTTGAGTTTGCGAAAGGCCTGGTCAATTATTCTTCTTCGGACATCGATAAAATTAAGGGTTGTAAATCCACCGATATTGAGAATATTTTAGGCTACAAAGATTTTGATGAGGTCATTCATCGGGACAATTTGGCTCTCTTGAACCCCTAA